A segment of the Granulicella aggregans genome:
GGTGCCTGGTCCATGTAGGAGTAGTCCTTGATCGCCGAGATGAGGTCGAAGATCCGCACCGTCGAATCGATCACCGTCTCCGCCATCCGCTCTACCCGCAGCGACATCGCAAACGCCGGAATCCCCAGCGCCATCAGCTCCGGCGAAGCAATCTCGGCCAGCTCATCCAGTTGCGCGATCGTCAGCGGACTCTCCGCCAGCGACGGTGCCAGCGCCCAAGCCTCAGGAATCCCGTGGCCTTCGAGCCACTCCGCGAGCGCATCCTCCCGGTCCGCGATCACCAGCGGGCTGAACCGCGCATTGGTGATCTCACAGAAGTCCGCCATCTGCTCTCGGGTGCGCTCGTACCAGGCCTTCAACGCGATGTTCTGTTCGTCAGAGTGGATCGCCCTTCCCAGATCATGACGGGTCTGACCAAACTTCTTCAAGTCCCCAAACAAGCTCGCCGCCGCCCGCTGCGCCGCCGACGCCGGATTGTTCAGCTCATGCGCCAAATTTCCCGCCAGCTTGCCCAAAGCCGTCAGCTTCTCGCCCTGCTGCTCCATGCGCGTCACTTCGCGCGTCCGGTCGAGCAGCACCGAGACGCACCGCTGCGTCATGGATGGAATCGCCGCCAGCATCTCCGGGAACATCGACTCATCGATGTTCAACGACCAGCCATTTCCCACACAGTATCCGTCGCCACCGTAGGTCTTCATTCGCGAGTACGGAATCTTTCCCGTCATCTGCCCGGCGCGTCCGATAAAGACCTGCGCCGCCGACCCCTTCGCCCGCCGAACATGGATCTCGCCCTTCAGGATGAAGTGCATCTTGTCCACCGGCCCGCCGTCGACGAAGACCAGGTTGCCGTCCTCGCCCACCCACTCGGTCCCGCGCGTCGCCAGCCATTCATACTCGCGATCACTCAGCCCCTGCAGCGGAGCCACGCTCTTCAACGCTGCCACAATCTGCTCCACCGGCGTCGGAACCAGCGGCTCCGACATGAACACACGAGGCGCAGGCGCCGGCATCGTTGCCAACAAATCGTAGCTACTCTGAGTGCTCATACATTCCCTCCCGCGGCCCCATCGGCATCGCGTCCGTTCATCCGTTCAATGTCTCTATTGTGACAGGTAAGACTCTGAGGGAAACCTCAAGATGAAACGTCATCTTGAGCATCCGTGCCCCATTCATCGCAGCACCATTGCGATAATTGGGACCGCCATAAACTCGCAGGCCCAAACCTAAAAACCCATTTGTATGCAGAATAGATGACAAGATCTCGCTCAACGTTACAAATAAGATCAAATGTGTCCGTA
Coding sequences within it:
- a CDS encoding ATP-binding protein; translation: MSTQSSYDLLATMPAPAPRVFMSEPLVPTPVEQIVAALKSVAPLQGLSDREYEWLATRGTEWVGEDGNLVFVDGGPVDKMHFILKGEIHVRRAKGSAAQVFIGRAGQMTGKIPYSRMKTYGGDGYCVGNGWSLNIDESMFPEMLAAIPSMTQRCVSVLLDRTREVTRMEQQGEKLTALGKLAGNLAHELNNPASAAQRAAASLFGDLKKFGQTRHDLGRAIHSDEQNIALKAWYERTREQMADFCEITNARFSPLVIADREDALAEWLEGHGIPEAWALAPSLAESPLTIAQLDELAEIASPELMALGIPAFAMSLRVERMAETVIDSTVRIFDLISAIKDYSYMDQAPIQDVDLAESIERTMAMLQSRLQGITVLREYDSALPRISAYGSELNQVWTALIENALEAMEETADHDPTLRLKTTLSGQSALVEIWDNGKGIPDELRSRIFEPFFTTKAPGRGLGLGLDTAQRIVNKHSGSMSVQSKAGATCIQVRLPLNQAQAY